In Dermacentor silvarum isolate Dsil-2018 chromosome 2, BIME_Dsil_1.4, whole genome shotgun sequence, the following proteins share a genomic window:
- the LOC119440717 gene encoding uncharacterized protein LOC119440717, translated as MGLEGFLLRECHGQPFRCKFVSRGDAERTKTSSLTEATPFESCEELSNASSSDSQHLVFETTSEGRSLLELPRDVEESPETRFSATSNKEPVRAEADKHKATRTVVHRNTSERSRGIHETEMPRVRPSCPEELTIAALKTRRRKSGQLSMDDMLESFCRRRMPLTGRRTKIRPLDLARATHSSLQEVRSTSLIDSPDIISSTERTCRDDVLAAVMFVAAVTSVLAVLLYLFTSIRDVGAPFKASRTCFSDACLRDAAFLDQLLSWNVVWPCDNFYMFVCRQWRNQFAATPLAGSVSADDDYVANAEEKMYAILEDRRQGSSLLQPLRDLMDKCMDVKRIQLDGWDPLLAFMSEASMVTFPMTPPTRPSLSAWKTAGQVLRRTGTSALLNVGIAANPRVLNEDIVLIAPPDMLTSNRVIDVNEAVRLYTDAVFSAVKALRKEFIPAAYTLGIVKFAGNLEKLCKLKPRERQSYQIARANTSSHLFTFVTEALRSSEPRAPRAGSDVLIQSPHLVYKIVKLVEDTELHTVFNYISLRLMIQTSPFIPQNDLTDFYGPLVLGKFQHSLPRWKLCLRVVEKTLFPLAYVSFLTNLSAHASPLKFHDAVSSAARELLHGVKTSPLFNALSRTAIQKMFVNTRFKVLAPPWIHDDALLRSYYQSLPTIKPTDTAFGSYVATFEHVFAHTASRDYSQQWSHSAFSTDCYYDGSVRTIFVPLLVFNITAGVDAAGDYAQVPRAAYRVVKCVLDMMFADANSTSGDESWLDLETRHRFEDAERCFGGSPHEVPLRARWFPKLTDALAMKSAFNTFRKATASSGKAWGLRLPNGKYLTNDQLFSYF; from the coding sequence ATGGGACTGGAAGGCTTCTTACTACGAGAATGTCACGGACAACCATTTCGCTGCAAGTTTGTGAGCAGGGGTGACGCGGAGCGTACAAAAACGTCGTCGTTGACAGAGGCTACTCCTTTCGAGTCTTGCGAGGAACTTTCCAACGCTTCTTCTAGTGACTCGCAGCATCTTGTCTTTGAGACCACCAGTGAAGGGAGATCGCTTCTGGAACTACCGCGCGATGTCGAGGAATCTCCAGAGACCAGGTTTTCTGCTACCTCAAACAAGGAGCCTGTGCGGGCAGAAGCGGACAAGCACAAGGCAACTCGTACTGTCGTTCACAGGAACACGTCCGAGCGTTCACGAGGGATTCACGAAACAGAAATGCCCCGAGTACGTCCTAGCTGTCCAGAAGAACTGACAATTGCGGCCCTAAAGACTCGACGCCGCAAGTCCGGTCAGCTCTCCATGGATGACATGCTAGAGTCCTTCTGTAGGAGACGAATGCCCTTAACGGGCAGACGAACCAAAATTCGTCCATTAGACCTGGCGAGAGCGACCCACAGCTCGCTACAGGAGGTACGCTCCACGAGCCTTATCGACAGTCCCGACATCATTAGTTCAACCGAGCGCACCTGCAGGGACGACGTGCTTGCCGCTGTGATGTTTGTTGCTGCTGTGACTTCGGTCCTTGCCGTCCTTCTGTACCTGTTCACCTCCATTCGCGACGTCGGAGCGCCCTTCAAGGCTTCGCGGACGTGCTTTTCGGACGCTTGTCTCAGAGACGCCGCATTCCTGGACCAGCTGCTCTCTTGGAACGTCGTATGGCCGTGCGACAATTTCTACATGTTCGTTTGTCGCCAGTGGAGAAATCAGTTCGCCGCGACGCCGTTGGCCGGTTCCGTTTCAGCGGACGACGATTATGTTGCGAATGCCGAAGAAAAAATGTACGCGATTCTCGAAGACCGGCGTCAAGGCTCAAGCTTACTCCAGCCTCTCCGTGATCTAATGGACAAGTGCATGGACGTCAAACGTATTCAGTTGGACGGTTGGGACCCGCTGCTGGCGTTTATGTCCGAAGCTTCAATGGTGACCTTTCCTATGACACCGCCTACACGACCTTCGTTATCCGCGTGGAAGACAGCGGGTCAAGTGCTTCGAAGAACTGGCACCTCCGCGTTGCTCAACGTTGGCATCGCCGCGAATCCGCGCGTTCTGAACGAGGACATTGTACTGATCGCGCCGCCCGATATGCTTACCAGCAACAGGGTCATCGACGTCAACGAGGCCGTGCGTCTCTATACAGACGCTGTGTTCTCAGCCGTCAAGGCGCTGCGAAAGGAATTTATTCCTGCGGCTTATACCTTGGGCATTGTCAAGTTCGCGGGCAATCTTGAAAAGCTTTGCAAACTGAAGCCTCGCGAAAGACAGTCCTACCAAATCGCCAGAGCTAATACGTCATCGCACCTCTTCACCTTTGTTACCGAAGCACTTCGAAGTAGCGAACCTCGTGCTCCGCGAGCAGGATCAGATGTGTTGATCCAGTCACCGCACCTCGTCTACAAGATTGTCAAGCTCGTCGAAGACACGGAGCTGCACACCGTTTTCAATTACATCTCGCTCAGGTTGATGATCCAGACGTCCCCGTTCATTCCGCAAAACGACCTGACAGACTTTTACGGCCCGCTTGTCCTCGGCAAGTTTCAACATTCGCTTCCTCGCTGGAAGCTCTGCCTTCGCGTCGTTGAGAAGACCTTGTTTCCCCTCGCCTACGTGTCGTTCCTGACTAACCTCAGCGCCCACGCGTCGCCGCTCAAGTTCCACGACGCGGTCAGCAGTGCTGCGAGGGAGCTCCTTCACGGCGTGAAGACGTCGCCGCTCTTCAACGCCTTGTCGAGAACTGCCATCCAGAAGATGTTCGTCAATACCCGTTTCAAGGTGCTGGCTCCACCGTGGATCCACGACGACGCACTTCTAAGGTCATACTACCAAAGCCTGCCCACCATAAAGCCGACGGACACAGCTTTCGGATCCTACGTGGCAACCTTCGAGCATGTCTTTGCGCATACCGCATCGCGCGACTATTCGCAGCAGTGGAGCCACTCTGCCTTCAGCACGGACTGCTACTACGACGGTAGCGTGCGTACCATTTTCGTGCCACTGCTGGTGTTCAACATCACGGCAGGAGTGGACGCTGCGGGCGACTATGCTCAAGTTCCTCGCGCTGCGTACCGCGTGGTCAAGTGTGTCCTGGACATGATGTTCGCCGACGCGAACTCG